TGGCCTTAAACGCCGCCATCGAGGCCGCCCGGGCCGGCGAGGCCGGGCGCGGCTTCGCCGTGGTCGCCGACGAGGTCCGCAAACTCGCCGAGAAGACCATGACCGCCACCAAGGAAGTCGGGGAGGCCATCCAAGGCATCCAGCACGGAACGCGGGACAATTACGAGCAGGTGGCCCAGGCGGTTGCGGCCATCGGCGAGGCGACCTCCCTGGCCAAACAGTCCGAGGGCATCCTCGACGAGATCGCCGGGCTCGTGGACACCACCGCCGACCAGGTGCGCTCCATCGCCACAGCCTCGGAACAGCAGTCGGCCACCAGCGAGGAAATCAACCGGAGCATCGACGAGATCAACACCATCTCCTCGGAGACGGCCGCGGCCATGCGCCAGTCTTCCCAGGCCGTGGCCTCCCTGGCCGACCAGACCCGGGAATTGTCGGAACTGATCGTGTCCATGGGCCAGGATGGCGACGCCCTCCCTTCCAGGGGCGCCGTCGCTCCCGGCCTGGCCCTGAGAGGCCGCCTGTCCTGATGCACCTTCCGGGCGCCGCCAATGCGAACGCCGGCCCGGGCATCCGTCCCGGACCGGCGTTCGGCCGTGAAAAAAGCGGCGCCCTGGCGGAGGCCGCCACCCGGACGTCGGGCTACAGCAGCGTCTGCAACAGCCCCATGGGCGTGCCGGAGGGCAGGGGCAGGCGTTTGTCGGGCAACAGCCGCGTGGCCAGCATGGTCAGCCACTGGCGGGAGAAGGCCAAGTCCTCGAAGGTCAGGTGGCCGCGCCCGGAACCGTCGGTGGCCAGGCCGTAGCCGAAGACCGTGGCCCGTATGGGCTCGCACTCGCCCACGGGCAGGATCTCCAGGCTGATGGAGCGGGCGGCGGAATCGAGGGACAGGTCCCGGACCTCGCCGTATTCGCGCAGGTACTGCCTGGCCGAGGAGAGCAGGAGCTTGGAGAGGGACTTGTCCTTGGCCCCGGCCAGGTCGATATTGATGTTGAACCCCATGGCCGCCTACCAGGAAAGGGCCAGGGACGCGTCGTCCAGGCAGTTTTTGAGCCCTTCGCCGCAGGGCGGGATGATGTACTCGCCGTCGAAGCAGGCCAAACAGTAGGATGGCGTCTCGCCGTTGCCGTGAACCGATTCGAGCAGGCCCTCGATGGACAGGTAGTGCAGCGAATCGAGGCCGATGAACTTGGCGATCTCGTCCACGCTCTGGTGGGCGGCGATCAGTTCGCCCTTGGACGAGAAATCGATGCCGTAAAAGCAGGGGTAGCGGATGGGCGGACAGGACACCCGCATGTGGATCTCCCGGGCGCCCAGTTCCCGAAGCCGCTTGACCCGGGTGCGGATGGTGGTGCCGCGCACGATGGAGTCCTCGACGATGAGGATGCGCTTGCCCTTGATCATGCTCTTGACCGGGTTGAGCTTCACCCGGACGCTGAAATCGCGCATGTCCTGGGAGGGCTGGATGAAGGTGCGGCCCACGTAGTGGTTGCGCACCATGCTCATCTCGAAGGGCAGGCCCGAGGCCTGCGAATAGCCGATGGCGGCGTAGAAGCCGGAATCGGGAAAGGGCATGACGTAGTCGGCGTCGACCGGCGCCTCGCTCGCCAGCGTCGACCCCATCTGTTTGCGCCGCTCGTAGACCACTTCGCCGAAGACTTCGGAGTCGGGGCGGGCGAAGTAGACCAGTTCGAAAATGCACTGGCGCACGGGCTGGGGGTCGCAGATGCGGTAGGATTGCAGCCGGCGGTCCTGGATGACCAGCATCTCGCCCGGGGCCACGGAGCGGATGGCCTCGGCCTCCATGAGGTCGAAGGCGCAGGTCTCCGAGGCCAGGACATAGGCGTCGCCCATGCGGCCGAGCATGAGCGGCCGCACGCCGTGGGGGTCGCGCACGGCGATGATCTTGTCGTTGGCCAGAAGCAGTATGGAATAGGCGCCCTTGACCTTGTTGCAGGCCTTGATGACCGCCTCTTCCAGGGAGTTGCCGTTTAGGTACTTGGCGATGAGGTGGACGAAGACTTCCGAGTCGATGGTGGTCTGGAAGATGGAGCCCGTGGCTTCCAGTTCGGCCCGCAGCTCCATGGTGTTGACCAGGTTGCCGTTGTGGGCGATGGCCAGGTGGTAGTCGCCGAAGCGCACGAGAAAGGGCTGGCAGTTGCGCAACAGCGACGCGCCGGTGGTGGAATAGCGGATGTGGCCCACGGCGACCGTGCCCTTGAGCTCCTTGCCCAGGTGGCGCTCGGAGAACACGTCGGCGACCAGGCCCATGCCCCGCTGCTCGCGGATGCGCCCGCCGTCCCAGGTGACGATGCCCGCCGATTCCTGCCCCCGGTGCTGGAGGGCGTAGAGGCCGAAATAGGCCATCCGCGCCGCTTCGGGATGGCCGTAGATGCCGAACAGTCCGCAGTATTCCTTTTTCATGACACGCGCCCGGGCCTAGTTGGCCCCGTAATACTCCTGCAAGCTCTTGACCGTAAGCCCCTGGCCCGTCATCTCGCGGATGGCCTGCGCCATGGCCTTGGCTCCGGCCGCCGTGGTCGCGTAGGGGATGCCATAGAGAAGCGCCGTCTGGCGGATGACCAGGGAGTCCCGCACCGTGCGCTTGTCCGAAACAAGGTTGACGACCAGGTGGATTTCCCGGTTTTTCATGTGGTCGACCACGTGGGGCCGGCCCTCGAAGACCTTCATGACCGGGGTCACGGGAATGCCCTTGCTTTCGAGGTAGGCGGCCGTGCCCTTGGTGGCCAGGATGCGAAAGCCCACTTCGCCGAGGATTTGCGCCGCCGGCAGCACATCGTCCTTGGCGCCGTCGGCCACGGAAATAAAGACCGTGCCGGCAAGGGGAAGCTTCTGGCCGGCGCCGAGCTGGCTTTTCATGAAGGCCAGGCCGACGGAGGCATCGATGCCCATGACCTCGCCCGTGGAGCGCATTTCCGGCCCGAGCAG
Above is a genomic segment from Solidesulfovibrio sp. containing:
- the purF gene encoding amidophosphoribosyltransferase — translated: MKKEYCGLFGIYGHPEAARMAYFGLYALQHRGQESAGIVTWDGGRIREQRGMGLVADVFSERHLGKELKGTVAVGHIRYSTTGASLLRNCQPFLVRFGDYHLAIAHNGNLVNTMELRAELEATGSIFQTTIDSEVFVHLIAKYLNGNSLEEAVIKACNKVKGAYSILLLANDKIIAVRDPHGVRPLMLGRMGDAYVLASETCAFDLMEAEAIRSVAPGEMLVIQDRRLQSYRICDPQPVRQCIFELVYFARPDSEVFGEVVYERRKQMGSTLASEAPVDADYVMPFPDSGFYAAIGYSQASGLPFEMSMVRNHYVGRTFIQPSQDMRDFSVRVKLNPVKSMIKGKRILIVEDSIVRGTTIRTRVKRLRELGAREIHMRVSCPPIRYPCFYGIDFSSKGELIAAHQSVDEIAKFIGLDSLHYLSIEGLLESVHGNGETPSYCLACFDGEYIIPPCGEGLKNCLDDASLALSW